CTCTGCGGTCCCGGCCCCTGCCTGCCGTCGGCGCGGCGGGCGTTCCCCGGTCCTCTTCCGCGGCGCGGCACCGGCTTCGGCACGCTCGGAACGGTCCCTGCGAGCGGTTTGCTTGGCCCTCTGCCGCGACGCCGACCGGTCTGTCGCGGGTTTGCGGAACAGCAGTGCCGAAAGTTTCGATGTGATCGATGCCACAAGCGGATTGGAGGCCTCGCCGGCGGCGCGTTTCCCAGCCGACGAAGCGGGCGGCCCGTCGTCGGCGGTGTCGCGGTGCGTCAGCCCCACATACCAGCGGCCGAGTCCGACCAGCAAAACGGCGGCCGAGGTGAACAACATCAGCGGGAAACGTTCGATCAGCGGATACCCGCAGTTGATCGCGAGGTCCTTCAGGCCGCTGAGCTCGCCGCCGTGGAACAGGAAATACGACCCGGGGACCGCGAAGAACAGGATCAGCGGCGGCTGGATGACCGCCGTGAACACGCCGCTCTGCCGTACCGCGGCCACTGCCGCGAGGCAGCCCACGACGTAGCAGAACGCGAAGACCCCACTGAGCTCGCGGCTGCCCGAGCCCGCGTCGAAGGCAAAGCCGATCGCGGTAGCCGTCACCGCCAGAAGCACAGCACCCCACCACGGCACACCGGCATATCTGGGGTGT
This genomic window from Mycolicibacterium goodii contains:
- a CDS encoding DUF6542 domain-containing protein, translating into MTATAIGFAFDAGSGSRELSGVFAFCYVVGCLAAVAAVRQSGVFTAVIQPPLILFFAVPGSYFLFHGGELSGLKDLAINCGYPLIERFPLMLFTSAAVLLVGLGRWYVGLTHRDTADDGPPASSAGKRAAGEASNPLVASITSKLSALLFRKPATDRSASRQRAKQTARRDRSERAEAGAAPRKRTGERPPRRRQAGAGTAEAREGATTRNGRPTKRTAAPRSRRPRDADLDPTLEGTSERPRRPRPPRAEPPLVPPAEPRRRVRTQPREPREPRKSSERLSAYERPQRRRRFDDYEPFEDPFDAPFEPPFEPRTNGHPGRSTHHPVSRVRYRGGEDEDHRSEYRTRPRPASRGRHSRDS